One window of the Cotesia glomerata isolate CgM1 linkage group LG10, MPM_Cglom_v2.3, whole genome shotgun sequence genome contains the following:
- the LOC123273463 gene encoding protein aveugle, whose protein sequence is MVEEVVSPCNKSKNKTARPRPVYLWNVLDVQKWLRRHCSDYYQLYHEKFLYHDITGRVLLRINENILLRLGIDNEEHRMDICREIMKLHLKTDILEIRDIERRNNYD, encoded by the exons ATGGTAGAAGAGGTCGTAAGTCCCTGTAACAAATCCAAG aATAAAACAGCAAGACCCAGACCAGTCTATTTGTGGAATGTACTGGATGTACAAAAATGGTTAAGACGACACTGCAGCGATTATTATCAGCtttatcatgaaaaatttttatac caTGACATTACTGGACGCGTCCTCTTGAGAATAAACGAGAACATTCTACTTCGTCTTGGTATCGACAATGAGGAACATCGGATGGATATTTGTCGAGAAATAATGAAACTTCATTTAAAAACTGATATTTTAGAAATACGCGATATTGAACGGCGAAacaattatgattaa